From Pyxicephalus adspersus chromosome 7, UCB_Pads_2.0, whole genome shotgun sequence, a single genomic window includes:
- the LOC140336093 gene encoding olfactory receptor 5V1-like, with protein MSFKNNTVAEEFILLGLSGENAVQFVLFFVFLTVYITIITANSLIIILIILDSNLHSPMYFFISNLSFLDLCYSSSTVPRLLRDLMSLNKIISFAECGTQMYFSLSLGASECILLAVMAYDRYIAICYPLHYNIKVSKTVCIRLACGTWATGFLITICNVIMVLNVNLCGNNKINHFVCEVTEILSLRCESILTIELVIYFDGVFILMIPVAFIMVTYLQIIVSILEIVSSAGRRKAFSTCGSHLIVVIIFYGSAIATYMKPRATSLPGTDRLFAVFYLIVTPMLNPLIYSLKNKDIKRAFYRLTNKILS; from the coding sequence atgtcttttaaaaataatacagtgGCTGAAGAATTTATTCTTCTTGGGCTTTCTGGGGAAAATGCTGTGcaatttgttctcttttttgttttcttaactgTTTACATAACTATTATAACTGCCAATTCTCTTATTATAATTCTAATAATACTAGATAGTAACCTTCACTctccaatgtatttctttatctCCAACCTCTCATTTTTGGATCTTTGCTATTCATCATCAACAGTGCCAAGATTACTGAGAGATTTAATGTCATTGAATAAAATCATCTCCTTTGCAGAATGTGGAACACAGATGTACTTTTCTTTGTCTTTAGGTGCAAGTGAATGCATACTGCTTGCTGTTATGGCTTATGATCGGTATATAGCGATATGTTATCCATTGCATTATAATATAAAGGTTAGTAAGACAGTTTGCATCCGTTTGGCCTGTGGTACCTGGGCAACTGGATTTCTGATCACAATTTGTAATGTTATAATGGTGCTTAATGTTAACCTATGtggaaataacaaaataaaccatTTTGTTTGTGAGGTAACAGAAATATTATCACTTCGATGTGAAAGTATTCTGACTATTGAATTAGTGATATATTTTGATGGTGTGTTTATTCTTATGATCCCTGTTGCTTTTATTATGGTAACGTACTTGCAAATTATTGTAAGCATTCTCGAAATTGTGTCATCAGCTGGGAGGAGGAAAGCTTTCTCTACATGTGGATCTCATTTGATTGTGGTGATAATATTTTATGGCTCAGCTATAGCTACCTACATGAAACCGAGGGCAACCTCTTTACCAGGAACTGACAGATTGTTTGCTGTTTTCTATTTGATTGTAACACCAATGCTAAATCCTTTAATTTATTCACTAAAAAACAAGGATATTAAAAGAGCCTTTTATAGACTTACAAATAAGATTCTTAGTTAA